From Parasteatoda tepidariorum isolate YZ-2023 chromosome 1, CAS_Ptep_4.0, whole genome shotgun sequence, one genomic window encodes:
- the LOC139426537 gene encoding uncharacterized protein — MPLRRRRAQYHQLTTEERDRIIELHELGLSLRAVATRVGHNVSTIQRCVTRWIQEGLRARRRGSGAHRCTSERTDRRMRQLTIRDPFSTARAIRSQLPSGACGSVSTQTIRNRLHEVQLRARVPATGVPLTALHRARRLAWCHHHRTWTI, encoded by the coding sequence ATGCCTCTGAGACGTCGGCGAGCTCAATACCATCAGTTAACGACCGAGGAACGTGACCGTATTATCGAACTCCATGAACTTGGTTTGTCGCTGCGCGCAGTAGCAACTCGTGTTGGGCACAACGTGAGTACCATCCAACGTTGTGTCACACGATGGATTCAGGAAGGTCTACGTGCACGCCGAAGAGGAAGTGGTGCGCACAGGTGCACGTCAGAGCGCACAGACCGGCGTATGCGCCAGTTGACTATTCGAGACCCTTTCTCCACGGCACGTGCCATCCGAAGCCAGTTGCCTTCAGGAGCATGTGGATCTGTGTCCACCCAAACCATACGCAACAGATTGCATGAAGTGCAGTTACGTGCACGGGTACCAGCAACAGGGGTACCGTTGACCGCTTTACACAGGGCTAGACGCCTGGCGTGGTGTCATCATCATCGTACCTGGACCATCTAA